A genome region from Manihot esculenta cultivar AM560-2 chromosome 5, M.esculenta_v8, whole genome shotgun sequence includes the following:
- the LOC110615737 gene encoding cytidine deaminase 1 has protein sequence MEHPRFVIDASEAESMAKQLGLTVLQLLPTLVKEARSLARPPISSYYVGAVGLGSSGRIFFGSNLEFPGLPLHHSVHAEQFLITNLTLNAESGLNYVAVSAAPCGHCRQFFQEIRNAPDIKILITDDSNRNNCGGVAENSGDAKFESLSHFLPHRFGPDDLLDKNVPLALEPHHNHLSLLSDFNSNIPNGITSRVCDDLKYEALEAANKSHAPYSDCPSGVALMDCEGKVYKGSYMESAAHNPSLGPVQAALVAYVVGGGGSGYEKIVAAVLVEKEGAMVRQGYTARLLLQMISPKCEFKVIHCGLKSR, from the coding sequence ATGGAGCACCCCAGATTCGTAATCGATGCATCCGAAGCTGAATCTATGGCCAAACAATTAGGCCTTACGGTCCTCCAGCTCCTCCCTACCTTAGTTAAGGAGGCCCGCTCCTTGGCCCGCCCCCCCATATCCAGCTACTACGTCGGTGCCGTCGGCCTTGGATCCTCCGGCCGCATCTTCTTTGGATCCAATCTCGAGTTCCCAGGCCTCCCTCTCCACCACTCCGTTCACGCCGAACAATTCCTCATCACCAATCTTACACTCAATGCTGAATCCGGTCTCAACTACGTGGCCGTCTCCGCCGCTCCATGTGGCCACTGCCGTCAGTTTTTCCAGGAAATTCGCAACGCCCCCGATATCAAGATCCTCATCACAGACGATAGTAACAGGAATAATTGCGGTGGTGTGGCTGAGAATAGTGGAGACGCTAAATTTGAGTCTTTGTCCCACTTTCTACCGCACAGATTCGGGCCAGACGATCTGTTGGATAAGAATGTTCCTTTAGCTTTAGAACCACATCATAATCACTTGTCCTTACTCAGCGATTTTAATAGCAACATCCCAAATGGTATTACTAGTCGTGTTTGCGATGATTTGAAATATGAAGCTTTAGAGGCCGCTAACAAATCTCATGCCCCATATAGTGATTGCCCATCTGGGGTGGCGTTGATGGATTGTGAGGGGAAGGTCTATAAGGGGTCTTACATGGAGTCTGCTGCTCATAATCCGAGCCTGGGGCCTGTACAGGCGGCTCTTGTGGCATATGTAGTAGGCGGAGGTGGTAGTGGGTATGAGAAGATTGTGGCTGCTGTGTTGGTGGAGAAAGAAGGGGCTATGGTGAGACAGGGGTACACGGCAAGGTTGCTTTTGCAGATGATTTCTCCTAAGTGCGAGTTTAAGGTGATCCATTGCGGTTTGAAGTCTCGTTGA
- the LOC110615734 gene encoding cellulose synthase-like protein D5: MVKTVDSPSSPVTITVSSGGKGGGSRSMGLTSPVPRASISNNQNSPLNNSKNRTSSGGRYCSMSKDDTTEEINSEYFTYTVHIPPTPDHQPMSVSQTSLSEDINNADKPERSFISGTIFTGGFNSVTRGHVIDCSMEVTKSLKSGLVCGMKGCDDKAIQGKCECGFKICSDCYLDCVGSNGLGHCPGCKEPYKDVDDNDFTEDDEAKSEEEDQALPLPKLDKRLSLVKSFKAMSHPPDFDHTRWLFETKGTYGYGNAVWPKDGYGAGSGANGFEHPPDFGERSRRPLTRKVGVSAAILSPYRLLIAIRLAALGMFLAWRIRHPNREAMWLWGMSITCETWFAISWLLDQLPKLCPVNRVTDLSVLKDRFESPNLRNPKGRSDLPGIDVFVSTADPEKEPPMVTANTILSILAVDYPVEKLACYLSDDGGSLLTFEALAETASFARIWIPFCRKHNIEPRNPEAYFGQKRDFLKNKVRLDFVRERRRVKREYDEFKVRINSLPDSIRRRSDAYNAHEELRAKKKQMEMGGNPSEPIKVPKATWMSDGSHWPGTWASGETDHSRGDHAGIIQAMLAPSNAEPVFGAEADGENLIDTSEVDVRLPMLVYVSREKRPGYDHNKKAGAMNALVRTSAIMSNGPFILNLDCDHYIYNSLALREGMCFMLDRGGDRICYVQFPQRFEGIDPSDRYANHNTVFFDVSMRALDGLQGPMYVGTGCIFRRTALYGFSPPRTTEHHGWLGRKKVKLFLRKPKTTKKQEDEIALPINGEHNDDDADIESLLLPKRFGNSTSLAASIPIAEYQGRLLQDVQGKGNQGRPAGSLAVPREPLDAAIVAEAISVISCFYEDKTEWGKRVGWIYGSVTEDVVTGYRMHNRGWRSVYCVTKRDAFRGTAPINLTDRLHQVLRWATGSVEIFFSRNNALFASPRMKFLQRVAYFNVGMYPFTSMFLLVYCILPAVSLFSGQFIVQSLSVTFLVFLLAITITLCLLALLEIKWSGITLHDWWRNEQFWLIGGTSAHPAAVLQGLLKVIAGVDISFTLTSKSATPDEGDDEFAELYMVKWSYLMVPPITIMMLNVIAIAVGVSRTMYSTYPQWSKLVGGVFFSFWVLSHLYPFAKGLMGRRGKVPTIVYVWSGLLSIIISLLWVYISPPSGREDYMKFHFP, encoded by the exons ATGGTGAAAACAGTTGATTCTCCATCTTCTCCGGTGACCATAACGGTCTCTTCAGGGGGCAAAGGCGGAGGAAGTAGAAGCATGGGATTAACAAGTCCAGTACCAAGAGCTTCAATATCAAACAACCAAAATTCCCCACTAAACAACAGCAAGAACCGGACCTCAAGCGGAGGCAGATACTGCTCAATGTCTAAAGATGATACCACCGAGGAGATCAACTCAGAATATTTCACTTATACAGTTCATATACCTCCTACTCCAGACCATCAGCCAATGTCAGTCTCACAGACAAGCCTCTCTGAAGATATCAACAACGCTGACAAGCCTGAGAGGAGTTTCATTTCGGGTACTATCTTCACTGGTGGTTTCAATTCGGTGACGCGTGGTCATGTGATTGACTGCTCGATGGAAGTAACCAAGTCACTGAAATCAGGGCTTGTTTGTGGGATGAAAGGTTGCGATGATAAAGCAATTCAAGGAAAATGCGAGTGTGGATTCAAGATTTGTAGTGATTGTTATTTGGATTGTGTGGGGTCTAATGGACTGGGACATTGTCCTGGTTGCAAAGAACCCTACAAGGATGTTGATGATAATGATTTTACTGAAGATGATGAAGCTAAAAGCGAAGAAGAAGACCAAGCGTTGCCGTTGCCTAAGTTGGACAAGAGACTTTCCCTTGTGAAGTCATTCAAGGCGATGAGTCATCCTCCTGATTTTGATCACACGCGCTGGTTGTTTGAGACAAAGGGAACTTACGGATATGGGAATGCGGTGTGGCCTAAAGATGGTTATGGAGCTGGGTCAGGCGCAAATGGATTTGAGCATCCTCCAGATTTTGGAGAGAGAAGCAGGAGGCCTTTGACTAGGAAGGTTGGGGTTTCCGCTGCAATTCTCAGCCCCTACAG ACTACTAATTGCAATACGTCTGGCTGCCCTTGGCATGTTCCTTGCATGGAGAATTCGACACCCTAATCGCGAGGCAATGTGGTTATGGGGAATGTCCATAACTTGTGAGACCTGGTTTGCCATTTCATGGCTTCTTGATCAGCTTCCTAAGCTCTGCCCTGTAAATAGGGTGACTGACCTTTCTGTGCTAAAAGATCGCTTTGAATCCCCCAATCTTCGAAACCCAAAAGGCCGATCAGACCTTCCCGGCATTGATGTGTTTGTTTCAACAGCAGATCCTGAGAAAGAACCCCCTATGGTCACTGCAAATACCATTCTTTCAATTCTTGCAGTTGATTATCCGGTGGAAAAGCTAGCTTGTTACTTGTCCGATGATGGTGGATCTCTTTTGACGTTTGAAGCTCTAGCTGAGACTGCTAGCTTTGCCAGAATCTGGATTCCTTTTTGCAGAAAACACAACATAGAACCCAGGAACCCTGAGGCTTATTTTGGGCAGAAGCGTGATTTCCTTAAGAACAAAGTAAGGCTCGACTTTGTTAGAGAGAGGAGAAGAGTGAAGAGGGAATATGATGAATTCAAGGTGAGGATTAATTCGTTGCCTGACTCAATAAGGAGAAGATCAGATGCTTATAATGCCCATGAAGAGCTTCGAGCGAAGAAGAAACAGATGGAAATGGGTGGCAATCCATCAGAACCTATTAAGGTACCAAAGGCTACATGGATGTCAGATGGTTCTCATTGGCCTGGGACTTGGGCTTCAGGAGAGACCGACCATTCAAGGGGAGACCATGCTGGTATTATTCAG GCAATGTTAGCCCCATCAAATGCAGAACCTGTTTTTGGGGCAGAAGCAGATGGGGAGAATTTGATCGACACATCAGAAGTTGATGTCAGATTGCCAATGTTGGTTTATGTGTCTCGTGAGAAAAGGCCAGGTTATGATCACAACAAGAAAGCGGGAGCTATGAATGCTCTAGTTAGAACAAGTGCAATCATGTCAAATGGTCCATTCATTTTAAATCTCGACTGTGATCACTACATTTACAACTCTCTGGCATTAAGGGAGGGAATGTGCTTTATGCTTGATAGAGGTGGTGACAGGATCTGTTATGTTCAGTTTCCACAAAGGTTTGAGGGGATTGATCCAAGTGATCGCTATGCTAACCACAACACGGTGTTCTTTGATGTGAGCATGAGAGCTCTTGATGGGTTGCAGGGTCCAATGTATGTAGGAACTGGTTGCATTTTCCGCAGAACAGCTCTGTATGGGTTTAGTCCTCCTAGAACCACAGAACACCATGGATGGTTAGGTAGAAAGAAAGTCAAGTTGTTTTTGAGGAAACCCAAGACGACAAAGAAACAAGAGGATGAGATAGCACTGCCAATCAATGGGGAACACAATGACGATGATGCAGATATTGAGTCTTTGCTTCTACCAAAAAGATTTGGAAACTCCACTTCCCTGGCTGCATCTATCCCCATTGCAGAGTACCAAGGAAGGCTGCTTCAAGATGTGCAAGGAAAGGGTAATCAAGGAAGACCAGCTGGTTCCCTTGCTGTTCCGAGGGAGCCTTTGGATGCTGCAATTGTTGCAGAGGCAATTAGTGTTATCTCTTGCTTCTATGAGGACAAAACTGAGTGGGGCAAAAGGGTGGGATGGATATATGGTTCTGTGACAGAAGATGTGGTGACTGGATATCGAATGCACAATCGAGGATGGAGGTCTGTGTATTGTGTAACCAAAAGGGACGCCTTTCGTGGCACAGCTCCAATCAATCTTACAGACAGGCTTCACCAAGTGCTTAGATGGGCAACTGGTTcagttgaaatatttttttcaaggaACAATGCACTATTTGCTAGTCCTCGGATGAAATTCTTACAGAGGGTGGCATATTTCAATGTAGGGATGTACCCTTTTACCTCTATGTTTCTCCTAGTGTATTGCATCCTACCTGCAGTATCTCTATTTTCTGGTCAATTCATTGTGCAATCTCTCAGCGTGACTTTCCTAGTGTTCTTGCTGGCCATCACTATTACCCTATGCTTGCTTGCACTCCTGGAAATCAAGTGGTCAGGAATTACTCTCCATGATTGGTGGCGAAATGAACAGTTTTGGTTGATTGGGGGAACCAGTGCGCATCCTGCAGCAGTGTTACAAGGACTGCTAAAAGTTATAGCAGGAGTTGACATCTCATTCACATTGACGTCTAAATCTGCCACACCTGATGAGGGAGATGATGAGTTTGCTGAGCTCTATATGGTGAAATGGAGCTACTTAATGGTACCTCCAATCACAATAATGATGTTGAACGTAATTGCAATTGCAGTAGGAGTATCAAGGACCATGTACAGTACTTATCCACAATGGAGCAAGCTTGTCGGGGGGGTGTTCTTCAGCTTCTGGGTATTGTCCCATCTATACCCATTCGCGAAAGGCCTAATGGGAAGAAGGGGGAAGGTCCCAACCATTGTATATGTTTGGTCCGGATTGCTCTCTATCATCATTTCTCTGCTCTGGGTGTACATTAGTCCTCCTTCTGGAAGAGAAGACTACATGAAGTTTCATTTCCCTTGA
- the LOC110615736 gene encoding probable galacturonosyltransferase-like 7 yields the protein MLWIMRFSGFFSAAMIMIILSPSFQSFSPAEAIRSSHLDSFLGNPATHFPDRFSFRKAAVFRNADKCSSSDNQISGKTGVCDPNLVHVAITLDVEYLRGSIAAVHSILQHSLCPESVFFHFLVSETNLEYLVRSTFPQLKFKVYYFDPDIVRNLISTSVRQALEQPLNYARNYLADLLEPCVRRVIYLDSDLVVVDDIAKLWTTNLGSRTIGAPEYCHANFTKYFTASFWSNIRFSGTFNGRRSCYFNTGVMVIDLAKWRRVGYTKRIERWMEIQKSDRIYELGSLPPFLLVFAGHVAPIEHRWNQHGLGGDNVRGSCRDLHSGPVSLLHWSGSGKPWLRIDSRQPCPLDALWAPYDLYGHSH from the coding sequence ATGCTCTGGATTATGCGTTTCTCTGGCTTCTTCTCTGCAGCCATGATCATGATCATCCTCTCCCCCTCTTTCCAATCCTTCTCTCCTGCTGAGGCCATTCGATCTTCTCACCTCGACAGCTTCTTGGGGAATCCTGCCACCCATTTCCCGGACAGATTCTCATTTCGAAAAGCTGCTGTATTCCGCAATGCCGATAAATGTAGCTCAAGCGATAACCAAATCTCAGGGAAAACCGGTGTCTGCGATCCTAACTTGGTACACGTTGCCATTACACTTGATGTTGAGTATCTCCGGGGATCAATCGCCGCTGTACACTCCATATTGCAGCATTCATTGTGTCCTGAGAgtgttttctttcactttttgGTTTCAGAGACCAATCTGGAATACCTAGTGCGGTCTACTTTTCCCCAATTGAAGTTCAAGGTGTATTACTTTGATCCAGATATTGTGCGAAATCTGATCTCCACTTCTGTCAGGCAAGCCCTTGAACAACCACTCAATTACGCGAGGAATTACTTGGCTGATCTGCTGGAGCCTTGCGTTCGTAGAGTGATTTACTTGGACTCTGATTTAGTTGTGGTTGATGATATTGCAAAGCTGTGGACTACGAATTTGGGTTCTAGAACAATCGGAGCCCCGGAATACTGCCACGCAAACTTCACAAAATATTTCACGGCGAGTTTCTGGTCTAATATTAGGTTTTCCGGTACTTTTAATGGTCGGAGATCTTGCTACTTCAACACTGGAGTAATGGTGATAGATCTGGCGAAGTGGAGGCGGGTTGGCTACACAAAGCGGATTGAACGATGGATGGAGATCCAGAAGAGTGACCGGATTTATGAGCTGGGGTCACTCCCGCCGTTCCTCTTGGTTTTTGCGGGACACGTGGCTCCGATCGAGCACCGATGGAACCAACATGGATTAGGGGGTGATAATGTGAGAGGCAGCTGTCGTGATCTGCATTCGGGTCCAGTTAGTCTTCTACACTGGTCAGGCAGTGGCAAGCCGTGGCTCAGGATCGATTCAAGGCAACCTTGCCCACTTGATGCTCTATGGGCTCCTTACGACTTGTACGGACACTCGCATTGA